One part of the Olleya sp. YS genome encodes these proteins:
- a CDS encoding gliding motility-associated C-terminal domain-containing protein, whose protein sequence is MKRQCFALLIVAVSFLKVNAQDITLFQQFNGRYDYLAIGNTLNQAENNLSQAFCEILPSSQATLTLPANTTILSAYLFWSGSGSGDTEVTFNSTPITAEDTFTVEYNAGINGLLTYFASYAEVTNQIITEGDGVYTFEDLDISNVLANTPGYCNNRTNYAGWSLYVIYEDDTLPLNQVNLFLGLEIINANIQDKTIILENVNVLDNDNAKIGFLAWEGDNALNFGESLSINGNILSNPPLNLPDNAFNGTNSFTNATDFYNADLDVYDIENNIQIGDTEVVINLTTGATDSNGVFRADLIIINNIITVLNSQLPDATIVLNAYDVACANRVVSLDYTVFNTNSTATLPANTPIAFFIDDVLIAQTITNNDIPIGGSENNQIDITIPNTIPDVFIIEIEVDNDGSNMGIVTETNEVNNETFELIELIPLPETIQLQPITACDEGFNKATFNLTEALDQINQNEYISFTFFESLDAIVTDNSILNPTDYFSNTTPQTLYITAETNVCFDIFVFDLLTENCPPYVPDGFSPNEDSINDFFNIQGLYSVFENHELLIYNRYGTLVFKGDDNTKWYGQINEGLTNQGKTVPVGTYFYVLNLKDSNFKIQTGWVYVNY, encoded by the coding sequence ATGAAACGTCAATGTTTTGCTTTATTGATTGTAGCAGTCAGCTTTTTAAAAGTCAATGCACAAGACATTACGTTGTTTCAACAATTTAATGGTCGATACGATTATCTAGCGATTGGAAACACACTAAATCAAGCAGAAAATAATTTGTCTCAAGCCTTTTGCGAGATATTACCATCGTCTCAAGCGACACTAACATTACCAGCAAATACTACCATTTTGTCTGCCTATTTATTCTGGTCAGGTTCTGGATCTGGTGATACAGAAGTAACTTTTAACTCTACTCCTATTACTGCAGAAGACACGTTTACTGTAGAATATAATGCTGGAATTAACGGACTACTCACCTATTTTGCGAGTTATGCAGAGGTCACTAATCAAATCATTACAGAAGGTGATGGTGTGTATACTTTTGAAGACTTAGATATATCTAACGTTTTAGCCAATACACCTGGATATTGTAATAACAGGACCAATTATGCAGGTTGGAGTTTGTATGTTATTTATGAGGACGACACCTTACCTCTTAACCAAGTCAATTTATTTTTAGGATTGGAAATCATCAACGCTAATATTCAAGACAAAACCATTATTCTAGAAAATGTTAATGTATTAGATAACGATAATGCTAAAATTGGCTTTTTAGCATGGGAAGGTGATAACGCATTAAACTTTGGAGAATCCTTATCTATTAACGGAAATATATTATCCAATCCACCTTTAAATTTACCAGATAATGCCTTTAACGGAACTAATAGTTTTACCAATGCAACCGATTTTTATAATGCCGACTTAGATGTCTACGACATTGAAAACAACATTCAAATTGGTGATACAGAAGTCGTTATTAATCTAACCACAGGAGCAACTGATAGTAACGGAGTATTTAGAGCAGATTTAATAATCATTAATAATATTATAACTGTTTTAAACAGTCAATTACCTGATGCTACAATTGTGTTAAACGCTTACGATGTGGCTTGTGCTAACAGAGTGGTCTCTTTAGATTATACTGTTTTTAATACTAATAGCACAGCTACTTTACCAGCCAACACGCCTATTGCTTTTTTTATTGATGATGTTTTGATAGCTCAAACCATTACCAATAATGATATCCCTATTGGTGGCTCAGAAAATAATCAAATTGATATAACCATTCCAAACACTATTCCTGATGTATTTATTATTGAAATTGAAGTCGATAATGATGGTTCAAATATGGGAATTGTTACTGAAACTAATGAGGTAAATAATGAGACTTTTGAGTTGATAGAACTCATTCCACTTCCAGAAACCATTCAATTACAGCCTATTACAGCATGTGATGAAGGGTTTAATAAAGCAACTTTTAACTTAACCGAAGCGTTAGACCAAATTAACCAAAACGAATATATAAGCTTCACATTTTTTGAATCTTTAGATGCTATTGTAACTGATAATAGCATCCTTAATCCTACGGATTATTTTTCAAATACAACACCTCAAACCCTTTATATAACAGCAGAAACTAATGTCTGTTTTGACATTTTCGTGTTTGACTTACTCACAGAAAACTGTCCACCTTATGTTCCAGACGGATTTTCTCCAAACGAGGACAGCATTAATGATTTTTTCAATATTCAAGGTTTATATTCAGTCTTTGAAAATCACGAATTGCTTATATACAACCGTTATGGTACATTGGTGTTTAAAGGTGATGATAACACCAAATGGTATGGTCAGATTAATGAAGGATTAACTAATCAAGGAAAAACAGTTCCTGTAGGTACTTATTTTTATGTCTTAAATTTAAAAGACTCCAATTTTAAAATCCAAACGGGTTGGGTTTACGTAAACTATTAA
- a CDS encoding ABC transporter permease, with the protein MLRLLNIEFIKLWNNRSSKILILAYFILLTSIALIAAIKFDIGPVKFHLADQGIFDFPYIWHFNTYVAGTLKFFLAIVIVSMMANEYSNKTIKQNLIDGLSKKEFIASKFVTVSAFALISTLFVFIITLILGLSFSDNTEAYHVFSDTEYLLAFFVKLVGFFSICLFLGILVKRSAFALGFLFVWYIIEKIAYGLLRWEITATEHSWENITRFFPLESMSNLIKEPATRLGAAKELAKQVGEEFSFDYAVHWYEIAIVLVWTALFIYWSYILLKKRDL; encoded by the coding sequence ATGTTACGACTTTTAAATATAGAATTTATAAAACTTTGGAATAATAGATCTAGCAAAATATTAATACTAGCCTATTTTATTTTATTAACTTCAATAGCACTAATTGCTGCTATAAAATTTGATATTGGACCTGTTAAATTTCATCTAGCAGATCAAGGTATTTTTGATTTTCCATACATCTGGCATTTTAATACGTATGTTGCTGGTACATTAAAATTTTTCCTCGCCATAGTCATTGTATCTATGATGGCTAATGAATATAGTAATAAAACCATCAAACAAAATTTAATAGATGGATTAAGTAAAAAAGAGTTTATCGCTTCAAAGTTTGTAACAGTTTCAGCTTTTGCATTAATATCAACCCTTTTTGTATTTATCATCACATTAATTTTAGGGTTGTCATTTTCTGATAATACTGAAGCCTACCATGTGTTTTCAGATACTGAGTATTTACTAGCCTTTTTTGTAAAATTAGTAGGCTTTTTCTCAATCTGTTTATTTTTAGGAATTTTAGTTAAACGATCCGCTTTTGCATTAGGGTTTTTATTTGTGTGGTACATTATTGAAAAAATTGCATATGGCTTATTACGATGGGAAATAACCGCAACAGAACATAGTTGGGAAAATATCACACGCTTCTTCCCATTAGAATCTATGTCTAATTTAATTAAAGAACCAGCTACTAGATTGGGAGCTGCTAAAGAACTAGCAAAACAAGTTGGTGAAGAATTTAGCTTTGATTATGCTGTACATTGGTATGAAATAGCTATAGTATTAGTATGGACCGCCTTATTTATTTATTGGTCTTATATCTTATTGAAAAAAAGAGATTTATAA
- a CDS encoding choice-of-anchor L domain-containing protein: MRLNLKPSIYFVVALLSTISYAQQITVDDSFTAQQLVENNLVQGCVEVTNINSIVNGNVNGFSSFGYFERAGSNFPFENGIMLSTGNANSAGNVQNTNPLNEGTPTWTTDPDLEAALGITNTLNATSIEFDFISTSSTVQFNYILASEEYFAEYPCLYSDGFAFLIREAGSGNPYQNIAMVPGTSIPVNTNTIHDEIVGFCPAENNQYFEGYNLGDTNFNGRTTVLTASASITPNVQYNIKLIVADQTDRNFDTAVFIEGNSFTDSVNLGDDITTCDASVTLNANTNNPQATYAWYVNSTIINGETSSSLVVNTDGNYTVEITVPLNNDTCTFEDTVNVALNTLQTGPTISDIEVCDDASNDGQETFDLSTKSNEIVSVLPPATYSITYHGSQSAAENDQNSFVTITSNSPVQPIYYNAQDTASGCIYIGTFNLIINPFPTITNPTPLSVCSSGGASVNLTDKDDEISNSNPNYNINYHFNLTDAESGANPIDSPYTPANSTETLFVSIVDITTGCSTTTTLDIEANTNPPLNPETQQLDACDQDGDGFDSFDLTENNDDVLQGLTNVTVTYHVTQDDANNGLNAITNPTNFPNTDDFVQVVFIRVEDNTTGCASIVPLELHTMLLESATEIMDFYRCDDPSNDGVLDFDLLQIAIEIINGLEDVTIDFYETEADQLANTNPIDQNVLYTVNNAPQTLYIVLNSVTCTYNSSIQLIINDGFEIQALTTQNYCDTDEDGFTSIDLTTFDDYVSTGIADATVTYFETQADADNNTNALPPFYDNTNNPLTVYVRVQNSAGCSATSALTIEVLPAPTTTTPNDIVICDDDQDGFSIINLTATISEMVTDTTNRTFTFHTSQVDAESNTAAITNETNYNADTQMVFCRIENSTTGCYSVEAITIYVNTLPVFDTISTLISCETDGNQIGEFIFSEKDTEILNGQTGKEVLYFTSQADADSGNNPIDKNAVFENTSHPQTIYVRVQNVTDANCFGTASFQIEVGSNPIYNAPTDVFVCDDVSNDGFETFDLTQISAEISQGSPETLSITYHLTIEDAEAQTNALPDNFTTTVNPQEVFATIDNGTFCKAIAAFEFNVIAVPETNIASALQTCDDDTDGFATFDLTVSEFEVLSVRQDNTEVQYYTSTTDLEQGTNQITNPFSFTNTSNPQTVYIKVLNTVSNCYAEIPLELIVEVPPIINDNVTINTCEDESFIYNLNDALEDLIDTSQTIESAFYASQADADAQQNPLDPNYTYTIGTHTIFIRAQYPGSMCFNIESFVLAANPTPTIGTIQDLQTCDDDFDEIASFNLGQQTASIIGGQNASIHTVNYFTSQNDAENNTNALTNLSVNSENNTIYYARIENNNTGCYNTTSFATIVNRKPELDIPNQVLCLDNLPLLVSAETNVSTDSYSWSTNSTNSYIEITEVGTYSVTVTTQFGCTNSTTFTVSESEAATIEFTETIDFSDPNNITIEVSGIGDYLYQFDDEEPQESNVFYNVPIGPHIITVIDLNGCNSTSKEVVIIDVPKFVTPNGDGYFDTWHITGVDQLTGTIVNIYDRYGKLLKTLTHTSQGWDGRYNGNLMPSNDYWYVADVKKGTVEFQIKGHFTLKL, translated from the coding sequence ATGAGACTTAACCTAAAACCCTCAATTTATTTTGTAGTAGCATTACTATCTACTATTAGTTATGCACAACAAATTACTGTAGATGATTCTTTTACTGCCCAACAACTAGTTGAAAATAATTTAGTTCAAGGTTGTGTAGAAGTCACCAATATTAATTCAATAGTTAACGGAAACGTTAATGGATTTTCAAGTTTTGGTTATTTTGAAAGAGCTGGATCTAACTTTCCATTTGAAAACGGAATTATGCTATCTACTGGAAATGCCAATTCTGCTGGAAACGTACAAAACACCAATCCATTAAACGAAGGGACTCCAACTTGGACGACAGATCCAGACTTAGAAGCTGCTTTAGGAATTACTAATACGTTAAATGCGACTTCTATAGAATTTGATTTTATTTCAACATCAAGCACTGTACAATTTAATTACATATTAGCATCAGAAGAATACTTTGCAGAATACCCTTGTCTATACTCAGATGGATTTGCATTTTTAATACGCGAAGCTGGTAGCGGTAATCCATATCAAAATATTGCTATGGTTCCTGGAACTAGTATTCCTGTAAATACCAATACCATTCATGACGAAATTGTTGGGTTTTGTCCAGCAGAAAACAATCAATATTTCGAGGGTTACAACCTTGGAGATACTAATTTTAACGGTCGTACAACAGTATTAACTGCATCTGCTAGCATCACACCAAACGTACAATACAATATAAAATTAATTGTAGCAGATCAAACTGATAGAAATTTTGATACTGCTGTGTTTATTGAAGGTAATAGTTTTACAGATAGTGTCAATTTAGGTGATGACATTACTACTTGTGATGCTTCAGTAACTTTAAATGCTAATACAAATAATCCACAAGCAACCTATGCTTGGTATGTTAATAGTACCATCATCAACGGAGAAACTAGTAGCTCACTAGTAGTAAATACTGATGGTAATTACACTGTAGAAATCACAGTCCCTTTAAATAATGACACCTGTACTTTTGAAGACACAGTTAATGTAGCCTTAAACACTTTACAAACAGGTCCAACAATATCAGACATTGAAGTATGTGATGATGCATCTAATGATGGTCAAGAAACCTTCGATTTAAGTACAAAATCTAATGAAATAGTATCAGTATTGCCTCCAGCAACCTATTCTATTACTTATCATGGTTCTCAATCTGCTGCAGAAAATGATCAAAACTCTTTTGTAACCATAACCAGTAATTCACCTGTACAACCAATATATTATAATGCACAAGACACAGCTTCAGGTTGTATTTATATCGGAACTTTCAACTTAATAATAAACCCGTTTCCAACCATTACAAACCCTACACCTTTAAGTGTTTGCTCTTCTGGTGGAGCTTCGGTAAACTTAACAGATAAAGACGATGAAATTTCAAACAGCAACCCTAACTATAATATAAATTATCACTTCAATCTTACAGATGCAGAGAGTGGTGCAAATCCTATAGATTCACCTTACACTCCAGCTAATAGTACCGAGACTTTATTTGTTAGTATTGTAGATATAACTACTGGTTGTAGTACGACAACTACTTTAGATATAGAGGCAAATACCAATCCACCACTCAATCCTGAAACTCAACAATTAGATGCTTGTGATCAAGATGGAGATGGTTTTGACAGCTTTGATTTAACCGAAAATAATGATGATGTTCTACAAGGTCTAACTAACGTAACTGTTACCTATCATGTCACTCAAGACGATGCAAACAACGGTTTAAATGCGATTACAAATCCAACAAACTTTCCTAATACAGACGACTTTGTACAAGTTGTATTTATTAGAGTGGAAGATAATACAACTGGTTGTGCGTCTATAGTTCCTTTAGAGCTACATACGATGCTATTAGAATCGGCAACAGAAATCATGGATTTTTACCGATGTGATGACCCTTCAAATGATGGTGTTTTAGATTTTGATTTGTTACAAATAGCTATAGAGATTATAAATGGTTTGGAGGACGTTACGATAGATTTTTATGAAACTGAAGCAGACCAATTAGCAAACACTAATCCAATAGATCAAAACGTATTATATACCGTTAACAATGCGCCACAAACACTATATATTGTTTTAAATAGCGTGACGTGTACCTATAATTCGTCGATACAATTAATTATTAATGACGGATTTGAAATTCAAGCTTTAACCACTCAAAATTATTGTGATACAGATGAAGATGGTTTTACTAGTATCGATTTAACAACCTTTGACGATTATGTCTCTACTGGTATCGCTGATGCGACTGTAACCTATTTTGAAACTCAAGCAGATGCAGATAATAATACAAACGCATTACCTCCTTTTTATGACAATACCAATAATCCTCTAACGGTTTACGTACGTGTACAAAACAGTGCTGGTTGTAGTGCAACCTCAGCGTTAACTATAGAAGTTTTACCTGCTCCAACAACTACCACTCCTAATGATATAGTAATTTGTGATGATGATCAAGATGGATTTTCTATCATTAATTTAACTGCTACTATTTCAGAGATGGTAACAGATACCACCAACAGAACATTCACATTTCACACCTCACAAGTAGATGCAGAAAGTAATACTGCAGCAATCACCAACGAGACCAATTACAATGCAGATACACAGATGGTATTTTGCAGAATAGAAAATTCAACTACAGGATGTTATTCAGTAGAAGCAATAACCATTTACGTAAATACATTACCTGTTTTTGACACAATTAGTACGTTAATAAGTTGTGAAACAGATGGTAACCAAATAGGCGAATTTATTTTTTCAGAAAAAGACACCGAAATATTAAATGGTCAAACTGGAAAAGAAGTATTATATTTTACTTCTCAAGCAGATGCAGACTCAGGGAATAACCCAATAGATAAAAATGCTGTTTTTGAAAACACTAGCCATCCGCAGACTATATACGTTCGTGTACAAAACGTCACAGATGCTAATTGTTTTGGCACAGCATCGTTTCAAATAGAAGTAGGATCTAACCCAATTTACAACGCACCAACAGATGTATTTGTGTGTGACGATGTTAGCAATGATGGATTTGAAACCTTCGACTTAACACAGATTTCTGCAGAAATCAGTCAAGGGTCACCAGAAACATTAAGTATTACTTACCATTTAACTATTGAAGATGCAGAAGCACAAACCAATGCATTACCAGATAATTTTACAACCACAGTCAATCCGCAGGAAGTTTTTGCAACTATAGATAACGGAACCTTTTGTAAAGCAATTGCAGCTTTTGAGTTTAATGTTATTGCTGTTCCAGAAACCAATATAGCTAGTGCCTTACAAACTTGCGATGATGATACAGATGGTTTTGCAACCTTTGATTTAACGGTTTCAGAATTTGAAGTATTGTCTGTAAGACAAGACAATACCGAAGTGCAATATTATACCTCTACCACAGATTTAGAACAAGGTACAAACCAGATTACAAATCCGTTTAGCTTTACAAACACCTCTAATCCTCAGACTGTTTATATTAAAGTCCTAAATACTGTGTCTAATTGTTATGCTGAAATTCCTTTAGAATTAATCGTAGAAGTACCACCAATTATCAATGACAATGTAACTATTAACACCTGTGAAGACGAAAGTTTTATTTACAATTTAAATGATGCTTTAGAGGATCTCATAGATACTTCTCAGACAATTGAAAGCGCTTTTTATGCCTCTCAAGCAGATGCAGACGCACAACAAAATCCGTTAGACCCAAATTACACCTATACTATTGGTACTCACACTATTTTTATAAGAGCACAATATCCTGGTAGTATGTGTTTTAATATCGAGTCTTTTGTTTTAGCAGCCAATCCAACACCAACTATTGGGACTATCCAAGACTTACAAACTTGTGACGACGATTTTGATGAGATTGCTAGTTTTAATTTAGGACAACAAACTGCTTCAATTATTGGTGGACAAAATGCCTCTATCCATACGGTTAATTATTTTACATCACAAAATGATGCAGAAAACAATACCAATGCATTAACTAATTTAAGTGTCAATTCTGAGAATAATACCATCTATTACGCAAGAATAGAAAATAATAACACAGGTTGTTATAACACAACAAGCTTTGCTACCATTGTTAACAGAAAACCAGAATTAGATATTCCTAATCAAGTGTTATGTTTAGATAACTTACCACTATTAGTCTCTGCAGAGACTAACGTATCTACAGACAGTTATTCGTGGTCAACTAATAGTACTAATAGTTATATAGAAATTACAGAAGTGGGTACCTACTCTGTAACTGTTACTACTCAATTTGGTTGTACAAACTCTACGACGTTTACGGTTTCAGAATCTGAAGCAGCAACAATTGAATTTACTGAAACTATCGATTTTTCAGACCCAAATAACATTACCATTGAAGTCTCAGGAATTGGTGATTACTTATATCAATTTGACGATGAAGAACCACAAGAATCTAACGTCTTTTATAACGTACCTATTGGTCCACACATCATTACGGTTATAGATTTAAACGGTTGTAATTCTACGTCTAAAGAGGTGGTCATTATTGATGTTCCAAAATTTGTAACACCTAATGGAGACGGTTATTTTGATACATGGCACATTACAGGAGTTGATCAATTAACTGGTACCATTGTAAACATCTATGATCGTTATGGTAAATTACTTAAAACATTAACACACACTTCTCAAGGTTGGGATGGTCGATATAATGGAAACCTAATGCCATCAAACGATTATTGGTATGTTGCAGATGTTAAAAAAGGGACTGTAGAATTTCAGATAAAAGGGCATTTTACACTTAAGCTTTAA
- a CDS encoding T9SS type B sorting domain-containing protein: MKKILLIVTLLCSYSFVAQNEAANWYFGNNAGINFDTNTNAVTAVLDGQLATDEGCTSISDGNGDLLFYTDGITVYNQNHAIMPNGNSLKGNPSSTQSAIIIPKPADSDIYYIFTVDTEFQNTTDEGFHFSEVDMTLDGGLGDVTSNKNINLLANTSEKLSAVLKDCQSENIWVITLADQSGGENNNTFYAYEVTATGVNTTPVVSAFPNLFITERRGYLKLSPDGTKIACANIGEGLYLFDFDTATGLVSNPEELNINISPQGKPQSSYGIEFSPNNNLLYVTTYYQTPQNEFNDASSQYGALLQYDLTAGDINAISASEQVIDERIMYRSALQLGPDGKIYRTLSATYTQGTPFLSVINNPNNIGQGAGYQHAVIDLLNRNARQGLPPFISSFFSEKIDIIPTDTTNTVNLPLCIGEDYTLIAEDIPGATYTWTQDEMPIPTPAVPNELLINADGNYEVLIDLNNGDCDTKEGQAIVTYYEVPVATQPNNIVICDDDNDATSSFDFSTQDMMILDGQDASVFSIQYYSSQADADLDQNQLPNPYTNTNAQEPIFARIFNSQNPNCYDTTSFNIEVYNTPTIGTLTDFVDCDDTSDGDDTNGQTTIDLSSYNTEVYNGQNTMLYDISYHNSQIDADTGNNPLPNNYYNTTPINETIFVRLENVNNATCFDTGSFTITINPVPEAFDALLFQCDEDGISDGFTTFNLTEAIPDLTNNAADRTVEFYDTLAEAQTETNPINGNAYSNASNPQVLYAVVANSITGCTSISELTLEVSSTQTNDYVAPPVCDELGSEDGINTFNLNDFSTDMLAGLPADITISYYETYNDALLETNALPTLYDNTTPYSQIIYARAENDNACYGINEVLLTINPLPELSNDETIIYCLNEFPTTIELTASNPINNNYFYNWSTGETTATIEVNSIGSYTVTATTVEGCSKTKTIVIEPSNIATIEDIQVIDGSLTNNLVTVIVSGEGEYQFELVDAEGVSSGFQTSNVFTFVKPGIYSVNVRDIKNNCGTVDQLFSVIGFPLYFTPNNDGQNDYWQVYGVSTQFQPNSVIQIFDRYGKLLKEFTPSSLGWDGTFNGLPMPTNDYWFSVKLQDGRIYKSHFTLKR; encoded by the coding sequence ATGAAAAAGATATTATTAATCGTTACACTTCTATGTAGCTACAGTTTTGTGGCTCAAAACGAAGCTGCCAATTGGTATTTTGGTAATAATGCTGGTATAAATTTTGACACTAATACCAATGCAGTTACAGCAGTTTTAGACGGACAATTAGCAACAGATGAAGGCTGTACAAGCATTTCTGATGGCAATGGAGACCTGCTATTTTATACAGATGGAATAACGGTTTACAATCAAAACCATGCCATTATGCCAAATGGTAATAGTTTAAAAGGAAATCCTTCTAGTACCCAATCTGCTATCATTATTCCTAAACCTGCAGACTCTGATATTTATTATATTTTTACAGTAGATACCGAATTTCAAAATACTACAGATGAAGGGTTTCATTTCTCTGAAGTTGATATGACTTTAGATGGTGGTTTAGGTGATGTTACTTCTAATAAAAATATTAATCTTTTAGCTAATACGTCTGAAAAATTAAGTGCTGTACTAAAAGATTGTCAATCTGAAAACATTTGGGTTATTACTTTAGCAGACCAATCTGGTGGAGAAAACAATAACACCTTTTATGCTTACGAGGTTACAGCTACAGGTGTCAATACTACACCAGTAGTTTCAGCATTTCCTAACTTGTTTATTACAGAACGAAGAGGATATTTAAAACTATCTCCTGATGGAACTAAAATAGCGTGTGCTAATATTGGGGAAGGATTATATCTTTTCGATTTTGATACTGCAACGGGTTTAGTATCTAATCCTGAAGAATTAAACATTAATATTTCTCCACAAGGAAAACCACAATCGTCTTATGGGATAGAATTTTCACCAAATAACAATTTGTTATATGTGACAACTTATTATCAAACGCCTCAAAACGAATTTAATGATGCTAGCTCTCAATATGGTGCGTTATTACAATACGATTTAACTGCAGGTGACATTAACGCTATTAGTGCTTCTGAACAAGTTATTGACGAACGTATCATGTACAGAAGCGCCTTACAATTAGGTCCTGATGGTAAAATTTACAGAACTTTAAGTGCTACTTATACCCAAGGAACCCCATTTTTAAGCGTCATAAACAACCCAAACAACATTGGCCAAGGTGCAGGTTACCAACATGCTGTTATAGATTTATTAAACAGAAATGCTAGACAAGGTCTGCCACCTTTTATCTCCTCATTTTTCTCAGAAAAAATTGATATTATTCCTACAGACACAACCAATACAGTAAACTTACCTTTGTGTATTGGTGAAGATTACACGTTAATTGCTGAAGATATCCCTGGTGCAACTTACACTTGGACACAAGATGAGATGCCAATTCCAACTCCTGCTGTACCTAATGAACTACTCATAAATGCAGATGGAAATTACGAGGTTTTAATAGACCTAAACAATGGTGATTGTGATACTAAAGAAGGACAAGCAATTGTGACTTATTATGAGGTTCCAGTTGCCACACAACCTAATAATATAGTTATTTGTGATGATGATAATGATGCCACTTCATCATTTGACTTCTCTACTCAGGATATGATGATATTGGACGGTCAAGATGCTTCTGTGTTTAGTATACAATATTACAGCTCTCAAGCAGATGCAGATTTAGATCAAAATCAATTACCAAATCCATACACTAATACCAACGCTCAAGAACCTATTTTTGCTAGAATATTTAATAGTCAAAATCCTAATTGCTATGACACAACTAGTTTTAATATTGAAGTGTATAATACACCAACAATAGGAACGTTAACAGATTTTGTGGATTGTGATGACACTTCAGATGGAGATGATACTAACGGTCAAACGACTATTGACTTGTCAAGCTATAATACAGAAGTTTACAATGGTCAAAATACCATGCTATATGATATTTCTTATCATAATTCGCAAATTGATGCTGATACAGGTAATAATCCTCTACCTAATAATTATTACAACACAACTCCAATAAACGAAACTATTTTTGTACGATTAGAAAACGTAAATAATGCAACTTGTTTTGACACTGGCAGTTTTACAATAACTATTAATCCAGTTCCAGAAGCATTTGATGCGTTATTATTTCAATGTGATGAAGATGGAATTTCTGATGGTTTTACCACCTTTAATTTAACCGAAGCTATTCCAGACTTAACTAATAATGCAGCAGACAGAACGGTAGAATTTTACGATACTTTGGCTGAAGCCCAAACAGAAACTAATCCTATAAATGGAAATGCATACAGCAACGCTAGCAATCCACAAGTATTATATGCTGTAGTCGCTAATTCTATAACTGGGTGTACTTCTATATCTGAGTTAACATTAGAAGTCAGTTCAACACAAACTAACGACTATGTTGCACCTCCCGTTTGTGACGAATTGGGTTCTGAAGATGGGATTAACACCTTTAATCTTAACGATTTCTCTACAGATATGTTAGCAGGTTTACCAGCAGACATCACCATTAGTTATTACGAAACGTATAATGATGCACTTTTGGAAACTAATGCATTACCAACATTATATGATAATACTACACCTTACAGTCAAATTATTTATGCTAGAGCAGAAAATGATAATGCCTGTTACGGAATTAACGAAGTGTTATTAACCATTAATCCATTACCAGAATTATCAAATGATGAAACTATTATTTATTGTTTAAATGAGTTTCCTACAACAATCGAGTTAACCGCATCCAACCCAATAAACAATAACTATTTTTACAATTGGTCTACTGGTGAAACCACTGCAACCATTGAAGTGAATTCTATAGGTTCTTATACTGTTACTGCAACCACAGTAGAGGGTTGCTCTAAAACAAAGACTATAGTAATTGAACCTTCAAATATTGCAACTATTGAAGATATACAAGTTATTGATGGAAGTTTAACCAACAATCTGGTTACAGTAATTGTTTCTGGTGAAGGCGAGTATCAATTTGAACTTGTTGATGCTGAAGGCGTGTCTTCAGGATTTCAAACTAGCAATGTATTTACCTTTGTAAAACCTGGTATTTATTCGGTAAACGTTAGAGATATAAAAAATAATTGTGGTACTGTAGATCAATTATTTTCAGTTATTGGTTTTCCTTTATATTTCACACCAAATAACGATGGTCAAAATGACTACTGGCAAGTGTATGGTGTGTCTACACAGTTCCAGCCAAATTCAGTCATTCAGATATTTGATAGGTATGGAAAATTATTAAAAGAGTTTACGCCTTCAAGCCTAGGATGGGATGGTACGTTTAATGGATTGCCAATGCCAACTAATGACTACTGGTTTTCTGTAAAGCTTCAAGATGGTAGGATTTACAAAAGCCATTTCACTTTAAAACGTTAG